Genomic DNA from Oryza sativa Japonica Group chromosome 5, ASM3414082v1:
actctttttttaagaaaacatttTTGAGAAGAATGGATCAAATAAACTATAACAATAATGTGAAGAAGCAGCCGAGAAGAACGGGATCTAAGCTAGCTCGGTGTCGCTGTTGTAACGCGGGTTGTTTGACATTGAGATTAGATTCAGTACAAGAGCCATCCGGTGGAATTTCTTGCCTATTTTCCCCCCTTTCTTTTCTCAGGGAATAGTACCTCAATATTCATCCATTCAATTTCAAGTTTGCACTCACTCAATATCGATGAAGTACCGGGCAATTTTTCTAGTTTCGATGCAGACGGACAGGGGATATGAACAGAATAAAGAAAacggctgttttttttttctcgaaccgATTGCCACAAGAAATTCGTGACAGTTACGTGCTCTAGAAAATGAAATGGACAGGGTGACTACGAGATGAAGTCGAGAGTGACAGAGCACGTGTACACTTGGACATGGACGTGTAGAAGAAGCAGGCAAGCAGCATATAGCCCTGATCTGATGACCTCGAAAGTGAGGAGGCCCAGGCCCAAATATCTGTCAAGAAAATCACGGCCCAATACTACAAGGCCCATATCTCTCGCACGCTGAACCGAACCGCCATTCTCCCCCGCGGAGTAAGCCCGCCCACCCACGTGGGCTCCACGTGTCGCTTCTCCCGAGGCCCACGAAGCCACTCCATATCTTCGCCATATTTAGCGGAGCACACGCGTTCGTGGCGAGAagcagagagaggagagaaatccAGAGACGCCTCGACCCCTCCATCCCGATCAAGGCGAGAATTCGTCGGCGACGATGCTGCGCGCGGCGGGGAAGCGTCTCCTCGGCGTTGGGCTGCgcccggcgggcggcggcgctggagaggcggcggcggcggcggcggcttcggcggTGGCCGTTGTGAGGAGGAGGGGGTACCACGAGCGGGTGGTGGACCACTACGACAACCCGCGGAACGTGGGGACGTTCGACAAGGACGACCCCGACGTGGGCACGGGACTCGTCGGCGCGCCGGCGTGCGGCGACGTCATGAAGCTGCAGATCCGCGTCGACGAGGAGTCCGGTAGGATCGTGGACGCCTGCTTCAAGACCTTCGGGTGCGGCTccgccatcgcctcctcctccgtcggtGAGTAAACCTAGATCCCCAGTATCGGTGTGCTTGTGAAAATCTGGTGGGTAATTGTACGAATGATGGAAGTGACTGATGTCGCACTTGAATGTGGCGATGAAATTTGTAAAATAGGGAAGTTATTGTAGGTTTTGGTTCCATTTCAATCAAATTCTATTATTGCAAAG
This window encodes:
- the LOC4339646 gene encoding iron-sulfur cluster assembly protein 1-like, with product MLRAAGKRLLGVGLRPAGGGAGEAAAAAAASAVAVVRRRGYHERVVDHYDNPRNVGTFDKDDPDVGTGLVGAPACGDVMKLQIRVDEESGRIVDACFKTFGCGSAIASSSVASEWVKGKQMEDAASIKNSEIAKHLSLPPVKLHCSMLAEDAIKAAVKDYEAKKAKLDKGNE